GGAAGTATTTATTTGGTGGCAAGCTATTTATCGGAATCTTTCTTTTCTGGTGATTTGATGACCGAGCTTTCTATTGTCGGTGGAGTTTTAATAGCAAGCTCTGGAATTAGCATTTTGCAAATAAAGGATTGTAAAACCATAAATATGTTGCCAGCCTTATTGGTTCCTATCTTATTTTTTGCTGCCAAGGAAATCATCGGATTTTAAAGAAGACACGGGACCTGTCCCCGTGTCTTCCCGTGTCTTCTCTTATTAGTGAAACACTGTTTGGCTGTCTACCTTGCTCGTTAGCAGGTTTTTTTCTTCTAGCCATTTGATATTTTGATTCCAGTTTTCTTCTGTTTGGCTTAAAAATTCACCGGTGTCATCTTCCATCAGCGGCAGTAGTATTTCTAAGCTCTGTTGCTCAATTTCCGGGTCCAGTGGAAAGTTTTCATTTTGCACCGCCAGCACAAAATCTAGGGCTTGATCCGGATTGTTTTTGGTGTATTCAAATCCCTTTTTGGCTGCCCCTAAAAAAGCTTGGATGGTGTCATAATCATTTGCCACCGCCTCATCGCTGGCGATAAATACCAGTTCATAATGGTTTGGCACGTCGTAATCCACAGGATTAAAGGTATTCAGCCCAATGCCCTGCTTTTCCAGCAGAATTTTTTCATGGTTGATATAGCCGCCAATGATGCCGTCCACCCTTTGGGCTTCTATGCTGGCCATTAATTCGTAACCCACATCTACAAACTCCACTTGCAACGGATCTCCACCGGCGGCACTAACCATTGTTTTCACCGCTTCCTTGTCAATGGCAAAGGAGGGATAGCCGATCTTTTTACCCTCTAAATCCTTTAAGGTTTCAACTCCCACATCCTGGCACACCATCAGTTGGTTTAATGAACTTCTCACTATCGCCCCCACCGACTGCACCGGAATATCCTCACTTCTGGCGATAATAATCTGTTGGGGATAGCTAATGGCTAGGTCAGCTTTGTTGGCCGCCACTAATTTAATGCCATCCTCGGTACCAGCAGGGGTGATGAGATTAACCTTGAGCCCGGCCTCTTTAAAATAGCCCTGTTCTTCAGCAGCGTAGAGAAACGCATGTACTGCATTGGGATACCAATCTAACAGCACATCAACTTCCTTTAATTCTTCGCTGGCACTTTGCCCTTGCTGATCACTACCATCACCGGCACAGGCGGTTAACGCCAAGCTAACCAGCAGCACCATTAACAATAGACCGACCTTTTTATAACTCATAATTATCCTCCTTTAGCCCTCTGCGGTATTTTAATAATATCTTCTCTAGCAAAAACCCAATGGAAAATAGCGTCAATCCTAAAAGTGATAGCACCAACACCCCGGCAAAAACGGTATCCGATTGTAACATCCCCGACGCCCGCTTGACATAGATTCCCAAGCCATTTTCTGCGCCCAACCACTCGCCAATGGTGGCCCCAGCAACACTATAGGTGGCGGCTATTTTAAAACCACTTAAAAAATTAGGTAGTACTGCATTTAAATGTAGCTTAAAAAATATTTGAAATTTACTGCCACCCAGGGCTTTTAAAACATCCTCTAAATCTTTATCCACGCCTTTTAACCCATCCAGCGTGCTGATAACTATGGGAAAAAAGCAGAACAACACCACCACCGCCACCTTGGACCAAATGCTGTAGCCAAACCACATCACCATAATGGGGGATAAAGCTATGGTGGGAATGGTTTGGGAAAATATAATGATGGGATACAGCGTTTTGCCCACATGGCGCCACAGGTAGATGGATAACCCGCAGGATACGCCGATGACCACCGAGATGCAAAGTCCCAACAGTGCCTCCTCCAGGGTGATTAAGGAATGTTTGTATAGCAAATCCCTTTGAGTCCATAACGCCCTCAGCACATCCGAAAATCTCGGTAAAATATAGCTTGGTACATTAAAATACGGCACTAGAAACTCCCATGCTGAAAACACCAAGGTTAGAAATATCAGGGGAAATGCATAATTACTGACTTTGTTCACTGGGCCATCCCCCTTTTATTTTCTGCCAACAGGTCCAGCAGGTTTAA
The DNA window shown above is from Peptococcaceae bacterium 1198_IL3148 and carries:
- a CDS encoding ABC transporter substrate-binding protein, with protein sequence MSYKKVGLLLMVLLVSLALTACAGDGSDQQGQSASEELKEVDVLLDWYPNAVHAFLYAAEEQGYFKEAGLKVNLITPAGTEDGIKLVAANKADLAISYPQQIIIARSEDIPVQSVGAIVRSSLNQLMVCQDVGVETLKDLEGKKIGYPSFAIDKEAVKTMVSAAGGDPLQVEFVDVGYELMASIEAQRVDGIIGGYINHEKILLEKQGIGLNTFNPVDYDVPNHYELVFIASDEAVANDYDTIQAFLGAAKKGFEYTKNNPDQALDFVLAVQNENFPLDPEIEQQSLEILLPLMEDDTGEFLSQTEENWNQNIKWLEEKNLLTSKVDSQTVFH
- a CDS encoding ABC transporter permease, yielding MNKVSNYAFPLIFLTLVFSAWEFLVPYFNVPSYILPRFSDVLRALWTQRDLLYKHSLITLEEALLGLCISVVIGVSCGLSIYLWRHVGKTLYPIIIFSQTIPTIALSPIMVMWFGYSIWSKVAVVVLFCFFPIVISTLDGLKGVDKDLEDVLKALGGSKFQIFFKLHLNAVLPNFLSGFKIAATYSVAGATIGEWLGAENGLGIYVKRASGMLQSDTVFAGVLVLSLLGLTLFSIGFLLEKILLKYRRGLKEDNYEL